One window of Pieris napi chromosome 1, ilPieNapi1.2, whole genome shotgun sequence genomic DNA carries:
- the LOC125052369 gene encoding HSPB1-associated protein 1, producing the protein MSLKPSEDVVRNLTSNVTVPLIFRNFVNNWAICQWNLEKWIQVFGDKELPFRCMRKDFISDEPCWERKCTMKKMTFKAFVDNLANSSEWMYFDYKYLHQWFDGDSELSKELNWKQFGYDKGPADTTLWVGSDGSHTPAHQDTYGYNIIAQVHGKKQWILFPPESGGLKPTRVPYEESSVYSELNFYCPHNLEPFNGLTGGRTVVLSAGDALLVPRGWWHYVQNIDPVNITLNMWLPHERDPSAHVSEALIKIFIAQMCKDLPLETAKMLVNPNEDDIVDTPLAVLFLQLETVANTYMDKRRRVRRVKRQKTRESDTDLPETEEFDLKALVENPENKLEIASNISNTELINMLKGNLKKYANTERVLDDDEIDGATSSLCLTKAVIDAFSQNNVIDLVKHNLLAKLS; encoded by the exons ATGTCTCTAAAACCGAGTGAAGATGTAGTACGAAATTTAACATCCAATGTAACTGTTCctcttatttttcgaaattttgtaaacaattGGGCTATATGTCAGTGGAATCTAGAGAAATGGATTCAAGTTTTTGGAGATAAAGAGTTGCCGTTTCGATGTATGAGGAAGGACTTTATATCAGACGAACCTTGTTGGGAAAGAAAATGCACGATGAAGAAAATGACTTTTAAGGCTTTTGTTGACAACTTAGCAAATAGTTCTGAGTGGATGTATTTCGACTATAAATATCTGCATCAGTGGTTTGATGGAGATAGCGAATTGTCAAAG GAACTAAACTGGAAGCAGTTTGGTTATGATAAGGGGCCTGCAGATACAACCCTTTGGGTGGGTAGTGATGGTTCGCACACTCCAGCACATCAGGACACATATGGGTACAATATTATAGCACAAGTCCACGGAAA aaAACAATGGATTCTGTTTCCTCCTGAATCTGGAGGATTGAAGCCAACTAGAGTTCCATATGAAGAATCAAGTGTATATagtgaattaaatttttattgtccCCATAATTTGGAGCCATTTAATG gttTGACCGGTGGCCGTACTGTTGTACTTTCGGCTGGTGATGCTCTTTTAGTTCCAAGAGGCTGGTGGCATTATGTTCAAAATATTGACCCTGTTAACATTACCCTAAATATGTGGCTTCCCCAt GAAAGAGATCCATCAGCACATGTATCAGAGgctcttataaaaatatttattgcccAGATGTGTAAGGATTTGCCTCTCGAGACTGCTAAAATGCTTGTCAATCCAAATGAG GATGACATAGTAGACACACCACTCGCAGTGCTGTTTCTTCAACTAGAAACTGTAGCGAACACATATATGGATAAAAGGAGACGGGTTAGACGCGTAAAAAGGCAGAAAACACGTGAGAGTGATACAGATTTACCAGAAACAGAGGAATTTGATCTCAAAGCGCTGGTCGAAAACCCGGAAAATAAGTTGGAAATCGCCTCAAACATCTCCAATACTGAGCTGATTAATATGTTGAAGGGGAATCTCAAAAAGTATGCGAATACAGAGAGAGTGTTGGATGATGATGAAATAGACGGTGCTACCAGTAGTCTTTGTTTGACGAAGGCAGTGATTGACGCTTTCAGTCAAAATAATGTGATTGATCTTGTTAAACACAATCTTTTGGCTAAGCTAAGCTAG